Proteins encoded within one genomic window of Haematobia irritans isolate KBUSLIRL chromosome 5, ASM5000362v1, whole genome shotgun sequence:
- the LOC142239892 gene encoding uncharacterized protein LOC142239892 gives MDDEGVLRVGGRIQQADLSFGIKHPILLSKNDPISYLIFAEAHSKTLHGGVQLMQSYVAASYWVLSARTIAKSVKRNCVTCFKYAAKAATQIMGNLPQVRLNPARPFKHSGLDYAGPILIKQNTLRRSITTKGYICLFVCMCTKAVHLEVVSSMTTDDFLAAFRRFTSRRGPCTDLYSDCGTTFIGASKELQILHHRSKTSLPDHLAEGLHNHGTEWHFIPPASPHFGGLWEAGVKSTKHHLRRIMGERLLTYEELSTLLCQIESCLNSRPLCPLSTDPSDFAVLTPAHFLVGEPTTCIPEENLLDLNIDRLSRWKQIEKIKQHFWKRWSQEYLNRLQSRPKWNSLKRDVRVGDIVLILHERSLPGQWPLARVEETHPGSDGHCRVVTLYCNGKYIKRPITKICFLPSNDMSSPISKSSEDVQN, from the coding sequence ATGGACGACGAAGGTGTTCTTCGAGTTGGAGGGAGAATTCAACAAGCAGATTTATCGTTTGGAATAAAACATCCTATATTATTATCAAAAAATGATCCTATTTCTTATCTTATATTTGCAGAAGCTCATTCTAAAACTTTACATGGTGGAGTGCAGCTAATGCAGTCATATGTCGCAGCAAGCTACTGGGTGCTGTCAGCTCGAACTATAGCGAAATCCGTTAAGCGAAACTGCGTTACCTGTTTTAAATATGCCGCAAAAGCCGCCACACAAATAATGGGAAACCTGCCCCAAGTGCGTCTTAATCCCGCCAGGCCTTTCAAACACAGTGGTCTGGACTATGCTGGACCTATACTAATAAAGCAAAATACATTGAGAAGAAGCATCACAACCAAAGGGTACATTTGCCTCTTTGTATGCATGTGTACTAAAGCAGTTCACCTGGAAGTGGTATCCAGCATGACTACCGACGATTTTCTGGCCGCCTTTAGGAGATTTACTTCTCGAAGAGGGCCCTGTACAGATTTGTATTCAGATTGTGGCACAACGTTTATTGGAGCATCAAAGGAATTACAGATATTGCATCACAGATCCAAAACTTCCTTACCTGACCACTTAGCTGAAGGGCTTCATAATCATGGTACTGAGTGGCATTTTATACCCCCTGCTTCGCCCCATTTCGGTGGACTTTGGGAGGCGGGCGTGAAATCTACTAAGCATCATTTGCGTCGCATCATGGGAGAGCGATTATTAACTTATGAAGAACTATCAACTCTACTGTGTCAAATTGAAAGCTGTTTAAACTCCAGGCCTCTTTGCCCACTCTCCACAGATCCATCAGATTTCGCTGTTTTAACTCCAGCTCATTTTTTAGTTGGGGAGCCCACTACTTGTATACCCGAGGAGAATCTATTGGACTTAAATATAGATCGCCTATCTCGGTGGAAGCAAATTGAAAAGATAAAGCAGCATTTTTGGAAGCGTTGGTCACAGGAGTATCTAAACCGATTACAGTCAAGGCCAAAATGGAATTCATTGAAACGAGACGTTCGAGTTGGCGATATTGTGCTCATACTACATGAACGTAGTTTACCAGGTCAGTGGCCATTAGCACGTGTAGAAGAAACACATCCAGGATCTGATGGGCATTGCCGAGTTGTGACTCTATATTGTAACGGAAAATATATTAAACGAccgattacaaaaatttgtttccttccaTCCAATGACATGTCAAGTCCTATCTCAAAATCCTCTGAAGATGTCCAAAATTAA